The following coding sequences are from one Coffea eugenioides isolate CCC68of unplaced genomic scaffold, Ceug_1.0 ScVebR1_258;HRSCAF=901, whole genome shotgun sequence window:
- the LOC113756990 gene encoding tobamovirus multiplication protein 1-like: MFEFVVGSCYPDALVGVYVGLLSVDGLLAVIAFTQLLRIHSRDSRIGWTRQKVFHLMIGSSNAGCFVYIVLTLVAACKDWACWSDSCGFITMACPQIIFLAAFLLLLSFWVDLCHQSNDEDDEDDGYNPREALLEKMNKENAAVHSGRKCCSFRAVHVGSRQKIVILVIVLIFVLMAVSAVLIWIGKGKNSLNSSVVARVYVDLFAVAVFSLGGALACYGLVLFLKMSKVRSERVASEKWKVAGLAIVSVVCFTSYALVGLFTNIPLLYNWNQETIRGIYTSVLLVFYYFLGSSIPSAFLLWMMRELPAPLVINREQESRIIAFISDSSVTVHPQRWTTTASLQNQVSTSLFSFANFCDAIDVLDE; encoded by the exons TTATTgaggattcattcaagagattCAAGAATCGGCTGGACTCGTCAGAAA GTTTTTCATCTAATGATTGGGTCCTCTAATGCAG GTTGTTTTGTTTACATTGTATTGACTCTTGTTGCTGCTTGCAAGGATTGGGCTTGCTGGTCAGATTCATGTGGTTTCATCACTATGG CTTGCCCTCAAATTATATTTTTGGCTGCATTTCTTCTGCTTCTTTCATTCTG GGTTGACCTATGCCACCAGTCTAACGACGAGGATGACGAAGATGATGGATACAATCCACGGGAAGCTCTGTTGGAAAAgatgaataaagaaaatgcagctgTTCATAGTGGCAGAAAATGTTGCTCTTTTCGAGCAGTTCATGTTGGTAGCCGCCAAAAAATTGTGATTCTG GTCATTGTGCTAATTTTTGTACTAATGGCTGTATCTGCTGTCCTAATATGGATTGGGAAGGGCAAAAATTCTTTAAATTCATCCGTGGTTGCTCGG GTCTATGTAGATCTTTTCGCTGTTGCAGTTTTTTCCCTTGGAGGAGCATTGGCATGTTATG GCCTTGTATTGTTCCTGAAAATGAGCAAAGTTAGATCTGAAAGAGTCGCTTCAGAGAAATGGAAG GTTGCTGGACTGGCTATTGTCTCTGTTGTATGCTTTACTTCATACGCTCTCGTTGGACTATTTACAAATATACCT CTTCTTTACAACTGGAATCAAGAGACAATTAGGGGCATTTATACCTCTGTTCTTCTGGTTTTCTATTACTTTTTAG GTTCATCTATACCGTCTGCATTTTTATTGTGGATGATGAGAGAGTTACCAGCTCCTCTTGTAATTAATAGAGAGCAAGAATCAAGAATAATTGCTTTCATTAGTGATAGCTCAGTAACAGTGCATCCCCAGCGCTGGACGACGACAGCCAGTTTGCAGAATCAGGTTAGCACCTCTTTATTTTCATTTGCAAATTTTTGTGATGCTATTGATGTTCTTGATGAGTAG